The sequence TCTCAGGGATGCGGGAGTCGGTGGCGCGCCACTTGCGACCGTTCACCACGATGTGGTGCCCGTCGGGAGTGTGCTCGACCTCGGGGTCGCTCATGGCGCGCCGTCGCCGTGTGGGTCAGCCCTTGTCCGTCTCGGCTGCCTTGGTCAGGACCTCTGCCTCGCTGCGGATCGCCTTGGCGGCCGAGGTGTCGATCAGCGGCTTGTCATCGACGGCCGGCAGGTCGGCGGTGGCAGGCGCGGCCGGTGCAGCGGGCTCCGCGGCCGGGGCGGGGGCGGGGGCGGCTGGCTTCGGGGCCTTGACGGCCTTGACGCCTTTGGTGGCCTTGACTGGCTTGACCGGCTTGCCTGCCTTGGCAGCGGCGAGGGCGGGACCCGCGGTCGCTGCCTTGGCCGAGGGAGCCTTCTTCACCGGTGCCTTCTTGGCGGGCAGCTTCGCCCCCGGCGTCTTCTTGACGGGCGCCTTCTTGGTTGCGGGTGCCTTCTTCGCTGGGGCCGCGGGGGCCTTCACAACCGGTGCCTCGGCGACCGGCGCCTTCTTGGCGGGTGCCTTGGCCACTGGTGCCGCCTCGGCGGGTGGGGTGGTGACCGGGGTGGCAGCCTGGGACTCGCCGCCCTTCCCCTGCCCGGCGGCCCGGCTGAGGACGTGCGCCGTCGACTTGGCGCCGGTCGCCGCCAGCCCGACTGCCTGGCCGGCTACTGCGGCCGTGGCCCTGGCCGGGTAGGTGATCGCGTCCGTGACCTTCTTGATGGAGATCATGTGGTTCCTCTCGTCGTTGGTCGTGCTTGCCCGGGACTGCTGGTGAGTCCTGGTCAGGCGAGGTCGAACCGGTCGAGCTCCATGACCTTGGTCCACGCGGTCACGAAGTCGCACACGAAACGCTCGTTGGCGTCCGCGGCGGCATAGACCTCGGCCAGCGCGCGCAGCTGGGAGTTGGAGCCGAAGATCAGGTCTACCGCCGTGGCGGTCCACCTCACCTCGTCGGTCGCGAGGTCGCGGATCTCATAGACGTGCTCCTCGGACTCGTTCGCCTTCCACCTGGTGCCGGGGGAGAGGAGGTTGACGAAGAAGTCGTTGGTGAGCACCCCGGGGCGATCGGTGAGCACTCCGTGAGCGGCGTCGCCCACGTTGGCGCCCAGCGAGCGCAGCCCCCCGACCAGCGCGGTCATCTGCGGCGCGGTCAGGTCGAGCATGTAAGCGCGGTCGAGCAGAAGGGTCTCCGGCTGCGTCTTCTCGCCGGGGCGCAGATAGTTGCGGAAGCCGTCGGCGCGGGGTTCGAGCACCCGGAACGAGTGGGTGTCGGTCTGCTCCTGCGTGGCGTCGGTGCGACCCGGGTGGAACGGCACGTCCACCTCCACGCCTGCGTCGCGGGCCGCCTTCTCCACGGCCGCCGAGCCGGCCAGCACGATCAGGTCGGCCATGGAGATCTGAGCTCCG comes from Nocardioides piscis and encodes:
- a CDS encoding histone gives rise to the protein MISIKKVTDAITYPARATAAVAGQAVGLAATGAKSTAHVLSRAAGQGKGGESQAATPVTTPPAEAAPVAKAPAKKAPVAEAPVVKAPAAPAKKAPATKKAPVKKTPGAKLPAKKAPVKKAPSAKAATAGPALAAAKAGKPVKPVKATKGVKAVKAPKPAAPAPAPAAEPAAPAAPATADLPAVDDKPLIDTSAAKAIRSEAEVLTKAAETDKG